The Candidatus Omnitrophota bacterium genomic sequence CCTCCGGCGCAGGATCGATCAGATAGAGGAAGCCATCGCGTCCATCTACGCTGATTATCATTTCATCGGCGAGAATCATCCCCCCTTTATCGAAAAACGGATTGCTTTCGGTTTTCCATTGGACTTTGCCTTCCAGATTCATGCAAACCAGACCGTCGCGGGTTTCGTTCGTCGAGCAAATTCCGTACAAGTGATTCTTGTAGAAGAGAGGCGGATGGCAATGCGTTCCGAAATCCTGGGTCTTCAATACTTCTTCCGCGACATATGCGCCGTCTTTTTGGCTCACGCGGAATATCGCCGATCCGGCTCTATATCCGCCGGTAATAAAAAACCGGTCGCCGCCGATCGCCACTACGTTGGGAATGGGAATCATGCACTGCCAGCCGTTATAACTCCATAACTGTTGGCCGTTCTTCGGATCCAATCCAACAATGGCGCCTTTATTGGCTTCCGGCGATGGTTGGCTTTCCGTTTGTTGATCGCTCGAACCGCCTCGGCGGCGTCCCCGGCGTTCATTGGTAGCGCTGGCCATCACTACTTGTTCCATGCCGCCGACAGAAAATATCGCAGGCGATACGTAACTGGGATTGCCGGGAAGCGGAGCTGATTTCCATATTATGTTCCCATTGGAAGGATCGAGAGCAGCGACGCCAACCTCATTCGTCATGGGGGCGACGATTAACATATTCTTATAAAGCAAAGGATTCTGGCCGAATCCCCACCCCAGCGAAGCCGGATTCCCAAATCCTTCGCGAAGACTCTTATTCCAAATGGGCTTATGGGTCGTCTTATCGATGCAATAAATATCGCCGTCGGGTCCGCAAGTATAAATTCTTTCTTTGTCAACGGTCGGAACGGATCGAGAACCGGGGTGGCCATAGCTGCCCGACGCGTCGTAGCTATAACTCCATTCTTCTTTGCCTGTGGCCAGATCGAGACAACGAAGCGTATCTTTCTTATCCGCCTTATCGAGGATATATACTTTACCCTCATAGACCGCTGGAGCGCCATATCCTTCCCCAAGAGGAAATATCCACAACGCTTCCGGTCCGCTTTCGGGCCACGATTTCAATAATCCTGTTTCCGGCGATGTTGCGTTTCGGTTCGGTCCCAGGTATTGCGGCCAATTGTCGCCTGAAACGGCGGACGTCCATGCGGTTAGGCAGAGTGCGAGAATCAACGCTTTTTTCATCATCTTTATTTCCTCCATAATTGAATCTGCATAGTTCACTCTTAGTGAAAGAAGAGAAAGTATTATTTGTTTGTCGCTTCCCCTTCGATAAAAGTTACGATTTATCGCCTATGCAATATAAATTGCGATCGCCACGAATTACGATTTTCCCATCCAGAAAAGCGGGTGATGCTCGCAGCCACTCATCCAAAAACGATTTTTGACTTTCTTCATATTCGCGGGCCGCTTTGACTCGGTAGCCATTTCCGCTTTCGCTAAGCAGATAAATCCATCCTCCAGCAAGACTGGGAGAAGACTGAAACGCATCATCGAAGCCGTGTTCCCAGACCATTACTCCGGTTTGAACGTCGTAGCAGGTTAAATATCCGCCGCCGCCGAGAATAAAAACCAGTTCCCCGTTGCTTACGGGACTACAGATATCCGGAGCGGGGCAATCCTTCGACCATACGATATTGGGACTGTCCGTTACGTCGCCTCGGCCGTCTGGACGAATGGCATACAATATTTCATTGGATTTGATGGCAAAAATTTTGTCTGCTGCAAAAATGGGGGAAGGCGCTAAATCCGTTCCCAGCAAATTCGCTTTCCATAATTCTTCTCCTGTACCTGGTTCGTAGGCAATGATCCAAGGATCGGAACAAGTAACAAGTTGCTTTTCCTTTCCTACATCGATGACGATGGGCGTCGTCCAGGATGAACCTACCGGACGCTTCGATCGCCATGCGATCTCGCCCGTTTTTCCTTCCAAGGCGTAGAGCATGGATTTTCCATCTTCTTTGCCGCCCTGATCGTATTGAACGAGCAAGAGATTCTGGTAGAGGACAAGCGATGAGGCGTTTCCGTAGGGATTTTCCGGAACTCCCAGGTTTTTAGCCCAGGCTCTCTGGCCGTTGAAATGGAAAGCGATCAAATCGCCGTCGGGGAAGATGGCGTAGACGCGCGAGCCGTCGCAGGCCATCGTCGAAGGGGCGCGCCCCGTATCTTCAAAAAAAACCGGCGATTCTCCCGGATTTCCGGGAATGTTATCGACGGGGCTTCGCCATAGGAGTTCGCCGGATTGCATAGAATAACAAAAGACTTCTTTTTTATTTTCATCGGCGCCCGATATGAATACTTGGTCGCCCCAGACGATAGGCGAGTTATTCCCGGGAAGCAGAATCTCGGTTTTCCAGAGAACGCCCTCGCCGGTTTTGCCGTCCCAAAACGCGGGAGCGCGATCGTAAGCAGATATTCCCAACCCCCCAGGACCGCGAAATCTCGGCCAGTTTTTTTGAATCTCTTCCGGGCTGGGATAATCGGCGGCCGGAACGGCGGAAGCCATGCTCGATTCCTGAGATTCGGACGCGGGAAATGGCGTTTCGCTCCGTTGCATGGCGTTCAACGCCAAAACGCCTCCTAAAATCGACGCTCCCAAAACGCTTACTGCTCTTCTTTCCAGTTTGCGATTATGGGATTCGAATTCCGGCTCCTTCGAGCGGGATTTGGGCTTGGCTGGTTTTTTCCGGGCAGAAGCCAAACTTTTCAAGGACGCAATGAAAATAACAATTCCAACCAGGAGAAGATATTTGCCTCGCCGAGCGAAATCCCTTCGCTGGAAATAATCCCGTCTCAATTCGAGGTCAAGGAGGCGGATTTCCTTGATTAATTGTTCGTTCGTTGGTTCTTGAGTTAACTGCGCTTTTTTTTGTACGAGTTCCTCGGAATAGAGCGCTTCTTTATCGGGAAGACCGGCTTTGATGGCGGCATGGTTGAAGATCATCAAGACCGCAACCAATAGGGAAAAAACGCCGGATACGACGGCTATTCCTTTCAAAGAGGAATCCCAATAGCGTTTGTTAGAATTGTTTTTCTTCATCCTATCGTTGTTCATTGCTCTTGAATCGTTTGATCCTTCGGCGCCGAGCGAGAGGATTTTTTTTCTCGCCGCCGTTTCAATTCCACGGGACAATACGAAAAGCATCTCCCGCAGGCAACGCAGTCGGCGTTATCGATTTCATAATCCATTCTTTGTTGGGGAAGAGACAATCCTATCAGTTTGAAGGCAACCGCAAATCCAAAAAAACCTCCCAGAATCCATGCGCCCCATGAAAAACGGTTCCGTAGATTTCGAGCTTGGTTGAAGAGAACTTCTTTGGATTGTCCCAGATCGCGAAACGCCTGACTGGCATCGGAGTATGTTTCCGAGTGCGTCGAATCCTCCAAGGAAATATCTTCGGCCAGGCGAACCGCTGGATGCGTTCGCGAGAACGTGGGCGCTAAGAGAGAAAAAGACCAACTTCCAAGCGCAACCAAGATGGGCAATAAAACAAGCATCATAGCAAGTTGTTTCCGATTCTTACGAATCGGTTGCGTTTCTTCAGGCGTAGGAGGATAAATGGCGCCGAAGGGGCAGGCTTCCTCGCATAATTGGCATTGACGGCACTCGTCGGGAGAAACCGTAACCTGCCATAAAGAGAGCCGAGACAAAAGACGAAGGATCGCGCCATAAGGACATAAAAATAGGCAATACGGCCTGCCAACAAAAACGCCGATCGCCAATAGCGAAAATCCTACAATTATAATATTCAGCCTGCCGGAAAGCCGGAAAAATGAGACAAAAGGATCGTATTCGCAAATAATAAAGGAACTTCCCTGAGCGGCGAACAACACCGCCAAACCAAGGTATAGATAAGGGATCAAGCCGAGGGATTGCAGCAGCCAGCGGGGAATTCGTATGGGTTTAATGAGCACAACGTCCTGGATAGCGCCTAAAGGGCATACTCCGGCGCAGAATACTCGTCCGCTGTAAAGCGCGAATATCAGGGGCAAAAGGAAAAACGCAATAACTACGAAGGGGATGGCGCTGTTCGCATGAAAGAGCGAATAAGCGACATTTTGGATAGCGCCGATCGAACAGACGCAGCCTTCGCGATAAAAACCAAAATAAAGGAGAGAAAAGATCGTGAGCGCAAAAATGCCTGGACGGTTTCGTTTATAGATAACCAGATAAGAAGCGAGGGAAAGCGCGGTGAAAAGTACGGCCAAATCCAGATAATTCAACCATCCCGCCCGGGGCTGCGGCGTTGTTGTTGCCGGCATAACGTAACCGCTTTCGAAATCCGGGGGAGGAAAGCGTTGAATATCTTCCGCAGCGCCAAGACAAGCCAGGAGCAGTATTAGGAACGGCGCGGTTCGAACAAAAAAGATCATCCTTTGCTGGTCGTTCCTTTCAATAAATACGGCTCGTCATAGGGAACTCGCTGAAACGCTTCTGATGGGCATGCTATGGCGATCGAACATTCGTTGCAATTCAAGCAACGGTCATGACGAACCTGCAAATAGAACGATCCGTTTCCGAAAGCTTTGCACCATTTAACGCATTTCCCGCATCCGGTGCACAGGTTTTCGTCGATTTTGTATTCGTAATAAGGATCTTCAATAAAGGTGCGCACTATGGCGCCGGTGGGACAGAGTTGGTTTTCCGCTCCGGTGTTAAGCGCCTGGGGAGAAGGATCGAAAAAACCGGTGCACAATTTGCAATAGCCGCACATGGCGTAGGCTTGAACGCACTTGACGGCGGACTCTTCCAGTACGCAATGAGTCGCGCAAATTCCGCACATAACGCATTTGTGAGGATCGATCTGCCAACAATACCGTTGGCTTTGGCTTCGTCCCATCATGCCTCCCGCGAAACCGCCAACGCAAAGAAGGCTAAAACTTCGAATTCCTTCCGCAAGCAGGCTGCGCCGGCTAACTTCTTTTGCGTTTTTATTCATGAATTCGCTCCTTGGACGGCGGTTTAAAGGAAAGGGCTTGGGGAAGTGAACAAGATTCAAAAATCTTGCACTCCCGGCAAGGAATAACGACTTCGCATGACGCTTGCGGCAGAGCCGCCCTTGAAGGATTCATCGCCATTTTTCCCATCGCAGCCAGGCCGAACAACGCCGCTGTCCGCCCTAAAGCGCGAAGCAGCTCTCGCCGATTATGCTTGTTTTCTTTAGCGGGCATCCTATCGATCTCCATGAACCGATTCCATGACGGATCATTTCTTCCATATAATAGTAACCAAATTCTGTTGAAATAAAATCCCTAAATTATCCAAAGGAAATAAGCGCTAGAAAATACGGTGGAATCTATTCACACGTCGTCAAAACTAGATTGAGGAGGAACAATAGGCTCGGAACGAACGACTTACTATTAATCCTAAAAAAACAGCGAGAAGAAAGAAACGCCCTATCCAATGGGGCGCAAAAGGGAGGCGGCCATGAAGAAAACAATGAAATGGGTTATGGGGATTGTACTTTGCGCAATCATGTCCGGCGCCAATGGCGTCCTCGCGCAGGATTGGCCTCAATGGAGGGGCGTCAATCGCGATGACAAAGCAACCGGCTTTACGGCTCCTTCGGAATGGCCAAAGGAACTCAAGCAACAATGGCAAATGAATGTCGGTTTGGGAGATGCGACGCCCTCGCTCGTAGGCGACAAACTCTACGCCTTCACACGGCAAGGCGAAGAAGAGGTGATTTTATGCCTTAATGCGGCGAATGGCGATGAGATTTGGAGGGACAAATACGCCGCGCATGCCGCGACAGGCCCAGCCGGTTCGCATCCCGGACCGCGAAGTACGCCCACCGTATCGGAAGGAAAAGTCGTTACTCTTGGCGTCAGCGGCGTACTATCCTGCCTCGATGCGTCCAGCGGCAAGGTTTTATGGAGAAAAGAAGAGTTCACGAAAGCCGTGCCGCAGTTTTTCACGGCGATGTCGCCTATCGTCATCGATGGAGTTTGCATTGCGCATCTTGGCGGAAAAGACAGCGGAAGCATCATCGCATTCGACCTGGAAAAAGGTTCGCAAAAATGGAAGTGGGATGGAGACGGCCCAGCGTACTCTTCGCCCGTTTTGGCGGAAATGGATGGAGTGAAGCAACTTGTTTTCCAGACGGAGAAAAATCTCATCGGCGTCTCAACGGCAGACGGAAGCCTCTTATGGCAAGTTCCAACTCCGCCTCAGAGAAGATTTTATAACTCCTCCACTCCCATTGTGGACGGGCAAACTGTTTTTTATACCGGGCAAGGAGAAGGAACAAAAGCCATAAAAATCGAAAAAAAGGACGGCGGTTTTGGTTTTAAAGAATTGTGGAGCAACCCAGAACTTGGATCGGGATTCAACACGCCGGTTCTTCATGACGGTTTTCTCTACGGATTGACCGCCGCGGGAAATTTGTTCTGCATTAACGCTCAAACCGGCAAATCGGCCTGGACGGACGAAAAACGGAGCAATAATTTCGGCTCCATTGTCGATGCCGGTTCCGTTCTTTTGGCTCTTCCCAGCACTTCGGAATTGATTGTTTATAAACCCAATAATGAAAAATACGAGGAACTGGCCCGGTACAAAGTATCCGACAAACCCATCTATGCGCATCCTATCATTGTTGGAAACCGGATTTTCACCAAAGACGAGAATTTTATCACTCTGTGGACAATCAAATAATTAACGCGCGATTGCTTAAAAGGGATGGATTCGCAGCAAGGCGGATTCATCCCTTTGAATCTATTGTCATCCGGCGCCATAATCCTTTTTTACAAAGTATGGAAGAATTATTTCCCAATTTCCGCAGGGATAGAAATCGTTATGAAGAATAGGAGCATACTTGCCTTGACAATCCAAAAACCATCAACGATTTTTGCTTTTACGCTCATCGAACTATTGATTGTCGTTGCGATCATTGGGATTTTGGCGGCGATTGCGGTTCCCAATTTTCTAAACGCTCAAGTACGAGCCAAAGTCGCCCGGGCGCGGGCGGATATGCGTTCGATTTCGACGGCGCTCGAAACGTACCGGATTCAATACAATTCTTATCCTCCCGATGGAGACGATTTTCTCAATTTCAATCCCGCCGATTTCGATACGAGAGCGCGGCTCAAAGTATTGACGACGCCCATCTCTTTTATGTCGAATCTTCCCTCCGATCCATTTCACGCGAGCTATATCGAATTCCCGCCCGAAACGGGCATTCAACTGCTGTTTCCCGGCAATCCTCCCTACACGTATATTTATTCGACCTACGGAAGCTACGCCGGAGATCAAAGACAGAGCGCCAACTCCGGCAAGCCTAATAATTTTGGATTGAGTTCGCTTGGGCCGAATAAAATATTCAACGCCTTTGTCGGCTACCCGATCATGTACGACATGAGCAACGGCGTCGTTTCCGATGGCGACATCACCATCGTTGGGGGCGATAGAACGCCGCTCAGTCCCTGATCCATTCAATAGGATAAGCCAGCGTGAAAATTATCAAAATCGTTCCCGGCACGGGCAATTTT encodes the following:
- a CDS encoding PQQ-binding-like beta-propeller repeat protein, producing MMKKALILALCLTAWTSAVSGDNWPQYLGPNRNATSPETGLLKSWPESGPEALWIFPLGEGYGAPAVYEGKVYILDKADKKDTLRCLDLATGKEEWSYSYDASGSYGHPGSRSVPTVDKERIYTCGPDGDIYCIDKTTHKPIWNKSLREGFGNPASLGWGFGQNPLLYKNMLIVAPMTNEVGVAALDPSNGNIIWKSAPLPGNPSYVSPAIFSVGGMEQVVMASATNERRGRRRGGSSDQQTESQPSPEANKGAIVGLDPKNGQQLWSYNGWQCMIPIPNVVAIGGDRFFITGGYRAGSAIFRVSQKDGAYVAEEVLKTQDFGTHCHPPLFYKNHLYGICSTNETRDGLVCMNLEGKVQWKTESNPFFDKGGMILADEMIISVDGRDGFLYLIDPAPEGFKPLAKAKMLEPGESWAPLTLVDGKLLIRDQTQIKCVKIK
- a CDS encoding PQQ-binding-like beta-propeller repeat protein, producing the protein MKKTMKWVMGIVLCAIMSGANGVLAQDWPQWRGVNRDDKATGFTAPSEWPKELKQQWQMNVGLGDATPSLVGDKLYAFTRQGEEEVILCLNAANGDEIWRDKYAAHAATGPAGSHPGPRSTPTVSEGKVVTLGVSGVLSCLDASSGKVLWRKEEFTKAVPQFFTAMSPIVIDGVCIAHLGGKDSGSIIAFDLEKGSQKWKWDGDGPAYSSPVLAEMDGVKQLVFQTEKNLIGVSTADGSLLWQVPTPPQRRFYNSSTPIVDGQTVFYTGQGEGTKAIKIEKKDGGFGFKELWSNPELGSGFNTPVLHDGFLYGLTAAGNLFCINAQTGKSAWTDEKRSNNFGSIVDAGSVLLALPSTSELIVYKPNNEKYEELARYKVSDKPIYAHPIIVGNRIFTKDENFITLWTIK
- a CDS encoding 4Fe-4S binding protein, which encodes MIFFVRTAPFLILLLACLGAAEDIQRFPPPDFESGYVMPATTTPQPRAGWLNYLDLAVLFTALSLASYLVIYKRNRPGIFALTIFSLLYFGFYREGCVCSIGAIQNVAYSLFHANSAIPFVVIAFFLLPLIFALYSGRVFCAGVCPLGAIQDVVLIKPIRIPRWLLQSLGLIPYLYLGLAVLFAAQGSSFIICEYDPFVSFFRLSGRLNIIIVGFSLLAIGVFVGRPYCLFLCPYGAILRLLSRLSLWQVTVSPDECRQCQLCEEACPFGAIYPPTPEETQPIRKNRKQLAMMLVLLPILVALGSWSFSLLAPTFSRTHPAVRLAEDISLEDSTHSETYSDASQAFRDLGQSKEVLFNQARNLRNRFSWGAWILGGFFGFAVAFKLIGLSLPQQRMDYEIDNADCVACGRCFSYCPVELKRRREKKSSRSAPKDQTIQEQ
- a CDS encoding PQQ-binding-like beta-propeller repeat protein codes for the protein MNNDRMKKNNSNKRYWDSSLKGIAVVSGVFSLLVAVLMIFNHAAIKAGLPDKEALYSEELVQKKAQLTQEPTNEQLIKEIRLLDLELRRDYFQRRDFARRGKYLLLVGIVIFIASLKSLASARKKPAKPKSRSKEPEFESHNRKLERRAVSVLGASILGGVLALNAMQRSETPFPASESQESSMASAVPAADYPSPEEIQKNWPRFRGPGGLGISAYDRAPAFWDGKTGEGVLWKTEILLPGNNSPIVWGDQVFISGADENKKEVFCYSMQSGELLWRSPVDNIPGNPGESPVFFEDTGRAPSTMACDGSRVYAIFPDGDLIAFHFNGQRAWAKNLGVPENPYGNASSLVLYQNLLLVQYDQGGKEDGKSMLYALEGKTGEIAWRSKRPVGSSWTTPIVIDVGKEKQLVTCSDPWIIAYEPGTGEELWKANLLGTDLAPSPIFAADKIFAIKSNEILYAIRPDGRGDVTDSPNIVWSKDCPAPDICSPVSNGELVFILGGGGYLTCYDVQTGVMVWEHGFDDAFQSSPSLAGGWIYLLSESGNGYRVKAAREYEESQKSFLDEWLRASPAFLDGKIVIRGDRNLYCIGDKS
- a CDS encoding ferredoxin is translated as MNKNAKEVSRRSLLAEGIRSFSLLCVGGFAGGMMGRSQSQRYCWQIDPHKCVMCGICATHCVLEESAVKCVQAYAMCGYCKLCTGFFDPSPQALNTGAENQLCPTGAIVRTFIEDPYYEYKIDENLCTGCGKCVKWCKAFGNGSFYLQVRHDRCLNCNECSIAIACPSEAFQRVPYDEPYLLKGTTSKG
- a CDS encoding type II secretion system protein GspG is translated as MTIQKPSTIFAFTLIELLIVVAIIGILAAIAVPNFLNAQVRAKVARARADMRSISTALETYRIQYNSYPPDGDDFLNFNPADFDTRARLKVLTTPISFMSNLPSDPFHASYIEFPPETGIQLLFPGNPPYTYIYSTYGSYAGDQRQSANSGKPNNFGLSSLGPNKIFNAFVGYPIMYDMSNGVVSDGDITIVGGDRTPLSP